The window TGAGGATCTTGCCGGTGGCGCCCAACGGAATGGCCTCGACGAAGACCACGTCATCAGGCACCTGCCACTTGGCGACCATCTTGTCGCCGTAGAACGCGAGCAGTTCCTCGCGGCTGAGCTCGGCGCCGGGCTTCTTCACGACGATCACGATCGGCCGCTCGTCCCACTTGGGATGCGGCACGCCGACGCAGGCCGCCATCGCGACCGCCGGATGCGCTACCGCGATGTTCTCGATGTCGATGGAGCTGATCCATTCGCCGCCGGACTTGATCACGTCCTTGCTGCGGTCGGTGATCTGCAGGAAGCCATCGGGATCGATGGTGGCGACGTCGCCGGTCGGAAACCAGCCGCGGCCGCGCGCGTCGGGCACCAGTGGATCGCCGCCCTCGCCCTTGAAGTATTCCTTGACCACCCAGGGGCCCTTCACCAGCAGGTCGCCGGAGGCCTTGCCGTCCCAGGGCAGTTCCTGGCCGCCGCCGTCGACGATCTTCATGTCGACCCCGAAGATGGCGCGGCCCTGCTTCATGCGGATCGCCGTCTGCTGCTCCTGCGACTGCGACAGGTGCTTGTTCTTGAGCGTGCACAGCGTGCCGAGCGGCGACATCTCGGTCATGCCCCAGGCGTGCAGCACCTCGACGCCGTACTGCTGCTGGAAGGCGTCGATCATGGCCGGCGGGCAGGCCGACCCGCCGATCACGGTGCGCTTGAGGGTGGAGAACTTCAGGTCCTGCGCCTGCATGTGGCCCAGCAGCATCTGCCACACGGTGGGCACGCCGGCCGCGAAGCTGACCTTCTCGCTCTCGATCAGCTCATAGACCGACTTGCCGTCCAGCGCCGGGCCGGGGAACACCAGCTTTGCGCCCGTCAGCGCAGCCGAGTACGGAATGCCCCAGGCGTTGACGTGGAACATCGGCACCACCGGCAGCACGGCGTCGCGCGCCGACAGGTTCATCACGTCCGGCAGTGCCGCCGCGTAGGCATGCAGCAGGGTCGAGCGGTGGCTGTAGAGCGCAGCCTTGGGGTTGCCGGTGGTGCCGCTCGTGTAGCACATGCTCGAGGCCGAGTTCTCGTCGAAGCTGGGCCAGTCGTACCGGTCGGACAGGGGCCCCATCCAGGCCTCGTAGCTCACCAGGTTGGGGACACCCGTGTCTGCCGGCAGCTTGTCGGCATCGCACAGCGCGATCCAC is drawn from Variovorax sp. PBS-H4 and contains these coding sequences:
- a CDS encoding 3-(methylthio)propionyl-CoA ligase, which encodes MLGLMQDQPLLISSLIEFAERHNGDGEIVSRRVEGDIHRSNWRQIASRARQVANALDQEQLLFSDRVATLAWNGYRHLELYYGVSGSGRVLHTVNPRLHPDQIAWIANHAEDQILFFDLTFLPLVQAIHAKCATVKKWIALCDADKLPADTGVPNLVSYEAWMGPLSDRYDWPSFDENSASSMCYTSGTTGNPKAALYSHRSTLLHAYAAALPDVMNLSARDAVLPVVPMFHVNAWGIPYSAALTGAKLVFPGPALDGKSVYELIESEKVSFAAGVPTVWQMLLGHMQAQDLKFSTLKRTVIGGSACPPAMIDAFQQQYGVEVLHAWGMTEMSPLGTLCTLKNKHLSQSQEQQTAIRMKQGRAIFGVDMKIVDGGGQELPWDGKASGDLLVKGPWVVKEYFKGEGGDPLVPDARGRGWFPTGDVATIDPDGFLQITDRSKDVIKSGGEWISSIDIENIAVAHPAVAMAACVGVPHPKWDERPIVIVVKKPGAELSREELLAFYGDKMVAKWQVPDDVVFVEAIPLGATGKILKTKLREQLRGYKLPEC